In the Lottiidibacillus patelloidae genome, one interval contains:
- a CDS encoding YjcZ family sporulation protein, which yields MSEYGLGGGFALIVVLFILLIIVGASWSNY from the coding sequence ATGTCTGAATACGGACTTGGTGGCGGATTTGCCTTAATCGTTGTGTTATTTATCTTGTTAATAATTGTTGGTGCTTCTTGGAGCAACTACTAA
- a CDS encoding ATP-binding protein has product MLKPMKKDASDDIVSLSHLPLGAHVLYTYTDANKYIENAVAFICDGLKLMQHVVFIDSSSHIKMVKEHLINKGFESKIRNVLFAENKDFYYSKEGFVTEHIQSNFFSVTEPLLDKKVTLRTWGNTIWNDEKSLLEKLKHYESACNEFINLQKTLTVCSYNGLKLPASIHIELEKLHSYVMTDDDITNSKTYNQQNTSSQIHSKMLETLNKKLISSLRQTQNEYKFISDYSLNLITKVSKDGRLSFISNTSFILLGFSPIELLGKKVKEFIHPEDYKTLKEMDPWMQEHLLHLNYRVKKKDGNYLWMRAAINVVRNSITNEAEEIIFSAVDISKEKSLTESLQESELKLETNKKILQDLLDQIPEAIFIGNNGRMKYLNPVAANLLEADASELIGKKSVDYVHPDYVDVVDKRIKKVQREGKSIDFLDQKIITAKGNVVDVEAKTIPFEYNGTPSSLTVVRNISQRLLNQELALKSEKLTVAGQLAAGIAHEIRNPLTSIKGFLQLLKAGTIDIANYYNIMANEVTRIDTISSELLVLGKPISTTYKLENIFTLVSEVKVLLETQAIMKGINIELDIPETVAATIKCNATQMKQVFINILKNAIEAMNENGNIYVKGHIKANKAIIKITDEGPGIPQNIIKKLGEPFFTTKETGTGLGLMICYNIIEHHKGTISVESNPNKGSTFTITLPLKENCDE; this is encoded by the coding sequence ATGTTAAAGCCTATGAAGAAAGATGCTAGTGATGATATCGTTTCCCTAAGCCATTTACCTTTAGGTGCTCATGTTTTATATACTTATACTGATGCGAATAAGTATATTGAAAATGCTGTAGCATTTATTTGTGATGGTCTTAAACTAATGCAGCACGTTGTTTTCATTGATAGTTCATCCCACATTAAAATGGTTAAGGAACATTTAATTAATAAAGGATTTGAGTCTAAAATTCGCAATGTCCTGTTTGCAGAAAATAAGGACTTTTATTATTCTAAAGAAGGATTTGTAACTGAACATATCCAATCAAATTTCTTTTCAGTAACTGAGCCATTATTAGATAAAAAAGTTACGCTTCGCACGTGGGGAAATACAATTTGGAACGATGAGAAATCGCTTTTAGAAAAACTTAAACATTACGAATCTGCTTGTAATGAATTTATTAACCTACAAAAAACACTTACAGTCTGTTCTTACAATGGATTAAAATTACCTGCATCTATTCATATTGAATTAGAAAAGCTTCATTCTTATGTAATGACTGATGATGATATTACTAACTCCAAGACATATAACCAGCAAAACACCTCCTCTCAGATCCACTCAAAAATGTTAGAAACATTAAATAAAAAATTAATTAGTTCTCTGAGACAAACACAAAATGAATATAAATTTATTTCAGATTATTCCTTGAACTTAATAACTAAGGTATCAAAAGATGGACGTCTTTCATTCATTTCTAATACATCGTTCATTTTACTTGGATTTAGTCCAATTGAGTTATTAGGAAAAAAAGTAAAGGAATTCATTCATCCAGAAGACTATAAAACGCTAAAAGAAATGGATCCGTGGATGCAAGAACATCTTTTGCATTTAAACTATCGGGTTAAGAAGAAAGATGGAAACTATTTATGGATGAGAGCGGCAATAAACGTTGTTCGCAATTCCATTACAAACGAAGCCGAAGAAATAATTTTTTCTGCGGTTGATATTTCGAAGGAAAAATCCTTAACTGAAAGTTTACAAGAAAGTGAATTAAAGCTTGAGACAAACAAGAAAATTTTACAAGATCTTCTCGACCAAATTCCTGAAGCCATATTCATTGGTAATAATGGAAGAATGAAATATTTAAATCCAGTAGCAGCAAACCTACTCGAGGCAGATGCTAGCGAATTAATTGGAAAGAAATCAGTAGACTATGTTCATCCTGATTATGTTGACGTTGTCGATAAGCGAATTAAAAAAGTTCAAAGAGAAGGAAAATCAATAGATTTTTTAGATCAAAAAATAATTACTGCCAAAGGAAATGTTGTTGATGTCGAAGCTAAAACAATTCCTTTTGAATATAACGGCACCCCGTCTTCTTTAACTGTTGTTCGAAATATTTCACAGAGACTATTAAACCAGGAACTTGCTTTAAAGTCTGAAAAGTTAACAGTAGCTGGCCAATTAGCGGCAGGAATTGCCCATGAAATAAGAAATCCACTTACTTCTATTAAAGGGTTTTTACAGTTATTGAAAGCAGGAACGATTGATATTGCAAACTATTATAATATTATGGCGAACGAAGTAACGCGCATTGATACTATTTCTAGTGAACTACTTGTACTAGGGAAGCCAATTAGTACAACATATAAGCTTGAAAACATTTTCACATTAGTAAGTGAAGTGAAAGTTCTATTAGAAACGCAGGCGATAATGAAAGGAATAAATATTGAACTAGATATACCTGAAACAGTGGCTGCTACTATCAAATGTAATGCCACACAGATGAAACAAGTTTTTATTAATATACTCAAAAACGCTATAGAAGCAATGAATGAAAACGGTAATATCTATGTAAAAGGGCATATAAAAGCCAACAAGGCCATTATAAAAATTACAGATGAAGGACCAGGAATACCGCAAAACATCATTAAAAAATTAGGCGAACCCTTTTTCACAACAAAAGAAACTGGTACAGGTTTAGGACTAATGATTTGTTACAACATTATCGAACATCATAAAGGTACTATCTCGGTAGAAAGTAATCCTAATAAGGGCTCTACTTTTACTATAACTTTACCATTGAAGGAGAATTGTGATGAATAG
- a CDS encoding DUF899 family protein codes for MNSELYEKISKLEQEILTKKEQLVKLKKAIPETKVENYLFSLPNNEKVSLAELFLDKEELFVVHNMGSSCSYCTMWADGFNGIYHHLVKKAPFVVTSPDSPEFQEDFAASRGWKFPLLSTQGNTFKEDMGFEKDGYYYPGVSTFRKDAEGNIYHHAKTSLGPGDDYCAVWHLLDLLPSGRDGYEATKRISESSSYELANNVAVQVKNYSKAINFYENIIGMTVHAKSDFESHLSLSGTNFYIEDSIEGNTFFDFAVDDIKKAKETLLENGCVITKEYSKNSVMIADPYGLKFHLFEVRN; via the coding sequence ATGAATAGTGAGTTATACGAAAAGATTAGTAAACTTGAACAAGAAATACTAACGAAAAAAGAGCAATTAGTAAAACTTAAAAAGGCAATACCTGAAACAAAAGTCGAAAACTATCTATTCTCCTTACCTAACAACGAAAAAGTTTCATTAGCAGAGTTATTTTTAGATAAAGAAGAATTGTTTGTTGTGCATAATATGGGAAGTAGCTGCTCATATTGTACGATGTGGGCTGACGGCTTTAATGGCATTTATCACCACCTCGTAAAAAAGGCACCTTTTGTTGTAACTTCTCCTGATTCCCCTGAGTTTCAAGAAGACTTCGCTGCTTCACGCGGTTGGAAGTTTCCTTTACTATCTACGCAAGGGAATACGTTCAAAGAAGATATGGGCTTTGAAAAAGATGGCTACTATTATCCAGGTGTTTCTACATTTAGAAAAGATGCTGAAGGGAATATCTATCATCATGCGAAAACATCATTAGGACCTGGTGATGACTATTGCGCAGTATGGCATTTACTAGATTTATTACCTTCAGGAAGAGATGGTTATGAAGCTACGAAGCGGATTTCTGAGTCCTCAAGCTATGAACTTGCAAATAATGTTGCTGTTCAAGTTAAAAATTATTCTAAGGCTATAAACTTTTATGAAAATATTATTGGAATGACTGTCCATGCTAAAAGTGATTTCGAATCACACCTCTCGTTAAGTGGAACAAACTTTTATATAGAGGATAGTATTGAAGGAAATACTTTCTTTGATTTTGCTGTGGATGATATTAAAAAAGCAAAAGAAACGCTCCTTGAAAATGGCTGTGTAATTACGAAAGAATACAGTAAGAACAGTGTGATGATTGCAGACCCTTACGGATTAAAATTTCATCTCTTTGAAGTGAGAAATTGA
- a CDS encoding helicase C-terminal domain-containing protein, whose translation MKENVKISVRFLVEHVFRSGSIEEGMRSMTAMAEGTRIHQSIQRTYDENAEKEVYLQTTITHRELEYHIDGRCDGLLFDGDEVTIDEIKSTSADINQITSDTHPVHWAQAKFYAYMYCASHDKNKIKVQLTYVQAKTNEVKRFQQAFTIEELSHFVFVVVEQYAPYAELLKQHEARRNESIKQLTFPFETYREGQRKLTGAVYKTILDKKQLFANAPTGVGKTISTTFPALKAIGEGALQKFFYLTARTITRTVAEESLSLMAKDKLVIHSVTITAKEKACINEKMLCQSETCPFANGHFDRINAAILDILKSETIMVREVIEKYARKHRVCPFEFSLDLAYIVDVVICDYNYIFDPRVSLKRQYEEQKKKTAILIDEAHQLVDRGRDMYSAELNLSLFQQIQQAYKSINNNLYEVVCEIVYYFELLKREAGKEKNLSYKEMQEEIITLVDSFVFIAEQELSLNGTGQEGEALLQGYFSALGFLRVAPLYDERFITYVEVEEEDIKIKMFCIDPSHLLQKMAKGFHSKIFFSATMSPFLYYQEMLGISNDNYAVSINSPFTADQAKVYIQPISTRFKDRDLTKLDLVNMLIKETRVKGNYLIFFPSYHYLSEVYSEFVSLAPEVETIVQHSSMTELEREDFIASYDAENNNTLVGFAVLGGIFSEGIDLKGERLSGVFIIGVGLPRLSFERDLMKRYFDSIGKNGYDFAYVYPGMNKVLQAGGRLIRTENDRGKIVLVDDRFLSSKYKQLLPKEWTNYELYKLR comes from the coding sequence ATGAAAGAAAATGTGAAAATATCTGTACGCTTTCTAGTTGAACATGTGTTTCGATCTGGAAGTATTGAAGAAGGCATGCGTTCAATGACTGCAATGGCAGAAGGAACGAGAATTCATCAAAGTATTCAAAGAACATATGATGAAAATGCTGAAAAAGAAGTCTACTTACAAACAACAATTACTCATCGAGAGCTAGAATACCATATTGATGGAAGATGTGATGGTCTCCTTTTTGACGGAGATGAAGTTACAATCGATGAAATAAAATCTACTTCTGCTGACATTAACCAAATTACTAGCGATACCCATCCTGTTCATTGGGCACAAGCTAAGTTTTATGCGTATATGTATTGCGCGTCTCATGATAAAAATAAAATAAAGGTTCAATTGACATATGTTCAAGCAAAAACGAATGAAGTCAAAAGATTTCAACAAGCGTTTACGATAGAAGAATTATCGCATTTTGTGTTTGTCGTTGTTGAGCAGTATGCACCGTATGCAGAGCTGTTAAAGCAACATGAAGCTAGAAGGAATGAAAGTATTAAACAATTGACTTTTCCATTTGAAACATATCGTGAAGGGCAAAGGAAGCTTACTGGTGCCGTATACAAAACAATACTTGATAAAAAACAATTATTTGCGAATGCACCTACAGGTGTAGGGAAAACAATTTCAACAACATTTCCTGCTTTAAAAGCAATAGGCGAAGGTGCATTACAAAAGTTTTTTTATTTAACAGCAAGAACGATTACACGAACGGTTGCAGAAGAATCACTTTCCTTAATGGCAAAGGATAAGTTAGTCATTCATTCTGTTACGATCACTGCAAAAGAAAAGGCATGTATTAATGAGAAAATGTTATGTCAAAGTGAGACTTGCCCATTCGCAAACGGGCATTTTGATCGGATAAATGCAGCAATTTTAGACATTTTAAAGAGTGAGACAATTATGGTACGAGAGGTAATTGAAAAATATGCCCGTAAACATCGTGTATGCCCTTTTGAATTTTCACTTGATCTCGCTTACATTGTTGATGTTGTTATTTGCGACTACAATTATATTTTTGATCCTCGAGTTTCTTTAAAACGACAGTATGAAGAGCAAAAGAAAAAGACTGCAATTTTAATAGATGAAGCACATCAGCTCGTTGATCGCGGGAGAGACATGTATTCAGCAGAACTTAATCTGTCATTATTTCAACAGATTCAACAAGCATATAAAAGTATAAATAATAATTTATATGAAGTAGTTTGTGAAATCGTATATTATTTCGAATTGCTAAAAAGGGAAGCTGGAAAAGAGAAAAATCTTTCCTATAAGGAAATGCAAGAAGAAATTATTACGTTGGTAGACTCATTTGTGTTTATTGCCGAACAAGAACTCTCTTTAAATGGAACAGGGCAAGAAGGAGAAGCATTATTACAAGGATATTTTTCTGCCTTAGGATTTTTACGTGTTGCTCCTTTATACGATGAGCGCTTTATTACGTATGTTGAAGTAGAGGAAGAAGATATAAAAATAAAAATGTTTTGTATTGACCCTTCACATCTTCTGCAAAAAATGGCAAAAGGCTTTCATTCAAAAATATTTTTTTCTGCAACAATGTCACCTTTTTTGTATTATCAAGAGATGTTAGGTATAAGTAATGATAATTATGCAGTTAGCATCAACTCACCATTTACAGCAGATCAAGCAAAGGTTTATATTCAACCAATTTCAACGAGGTTTAAAGATAGGGATTTGACGAAATTAGATTTGGTTAACATGTTAATTAAAGAGACGAGGGTAAAAGGGAATTATCTTATCTTCTTTCCATCCTATCACTATTTATCAGAAGTTTATTCAGAGTTTGTAAGTTTAGCACCTGAAGTCGAAACAATTGTACAACATAGTAGTATGACAGAACTGGAACGTGAAGACTTTATAGCTTCTTATGATGCCGAGAATAACAATACATTAGTAGGATTTGCTGTCTTGGGAGGCATCTTTTCAGAGGGAATCGATTTAAAGGGAGAGCGGCTAAGTGGTGTGTTTATCATAGGAGTAGGTTTACCGAGACTTTCTTTCGAACGTGATTTAATGAAGCGATACTTTGATTCCATTGGTAAAAATGGTTATGATTTTGCTTATGTTTATCCTGGTATGAACAAAGTGTTACAAGCAGGGGGAAGGTTAATTCGGACAGAAAATGATCGAGGAAAAATTGTTTTAGTAGATGACAGATTCTTAAGCAGTAAGTACAAGCAACTGTTACCGAAAGAATGGACGAACTATGAATTATATAAATTAAGGTGA
- a CDS encoding TIGR00341 family protein, whose translation MSLQLIEAYLPKKYFEQVDAKLKKFIVVSYRTRELDDDQLLLRLLVKTEDSEEILNYLESASNLIDGFEIILFPVQTHIKRKTGEDERPNKVKEKQRRKIQRASRHELYLHIEGMSRANLTYALFVMLSAVVVALGLIKNSTAVVIGGMVIAPLLGPVIALAFSSILGDYKLAKHSFLSVVMGIFLALGVSIIFSFIFEYPENSHEFLSRTYVDVGDMILALASGAAGALAILKRLPGSLVGVMVAVALLPPTVVLGMSLGSLMLAEAFGALLLLLANITSILLSAIIVFSLTGIRPIKYEEIQRAHNSRRYALLSISIIIILLVVAVIYSNQA comes from the coding sequence ATGTCTCTACAACTAATAGAAGCATATTTACCAAAAAAGTATTTTGAACAAGTAGATGCGAAATTAAAAAAATTTATTGTCGTATCATATCGCACGCGTGAGTTAGATGACGATCAACTCTTGCTTAGGCTTCTTGTGAAAACGGAAGACTCCGAAGAAATATTAAATTATTTAGAAAGTGCTTCAAATCTTATCGATGGCTTTGAAATTATTTTATTTCCTGTGCAAACACATATAAAAAGAAAAACAGGAGAAGATGAAAGGCCTAATAAAGTAAAAGAAAAGCAAAGAAGGAAAATACAACGAGCTAGTCGCCATGAATTATATTTACATATCGAAGGAATGAGTAGAGCCAATTTAACGTATGCATTATTCGTGATGCTTTCTGCGGTTGTTGTAGCCTTAGGTTTAATAAAAAATAGCACTGCTGTCGTTATTGGAGGGATGGTAATTGCTCCATTGCTTGGACCAGTAATTGCCTTGGCATTCTCCTCTATATTAGGGGATTATAAATTAGCGAAGCATTCCTTCCTATCCGTTGTCATGGGTATTTTCTTAGCATTAGGTGTTTCAATTATCTTCAGCTTTATTTTTGAATACCCAGAAAATAGTCATGAGTTTTTATCACGAACGTATGTTGATGTTGGTGATATGATTTTAGCTTTAGCATCAGGTGCAGCAGGCGCATTAGCAATTTTAAAAAGGTTACCAGGATCATTAGTAGGGGTAATGGTTGCCGTGGCATTATTGCCACCAACGGTTGTGTTAGGAATGTCTCTAGGTTCATTAATGTTAGCTGAAGCATTTGGGGCATTGTTATTACTTTTAGCTAATATAACTTCAATTCTTCTATCGGCAATTATCGTCTTTTCTTTAACAGGAATTCGTCCTATAAAATATGAGGAAATTCAACGAGCACATAATTCCAGAAGATATGCGTTACTTTCAATATCAATTATCATTATTTTATTAGTAGTTGCCGTTATTTATAGTAATCAAGCATAA
- a CDS encoding alanine/glycine:cation symporter family protein: MKTAITTISEFLWGFPMISLLLLSGILLTIRLGFLPIRHARHIFRATIGEIFTHKKKNQNTKNNEGITPFQAFTSALSATAGATNIVGVPIAIALGGPGALFWMWVVAFFGMSTIYTELVLGIKYREKNKDGKWIGGPRFYITNGLGWKWIGFLYAFGLMLEVIPSVMVQSNSISTTLKSDFSISLSITGIVFVFITALVIWGGIERIGKISAKLLPIFVISYVLLTSYVIVSNGKLIPETFLLIIKSAFTPIAGIGVFAGAGVIQAMRWGLARGLYTSEAGMGTSAIAYASANTDQPPKQAFWGIIAVFIDTIVICSLTGFTVIITGVWKKVKVEEAATMAAQAIATSIGDYWSSIILAVLLIFFVLATIGVIIYYGELQAEQLFGMKAKWFMRFVYLVAIYIGAVGGLKFVWELLDLLLAVIVIPNVIAIVLLSKEVKKITTAYFYDKIERRN, encoded by the coding sequence ATGAAAACTGCTATTACAACAATCTCGGAATTTCTTTGGGGATTTCCAATGATTAGTTTGCTGTTACTTTCAGGAATCCTTCTTACAATTCGGTTAGGTTTTTTACCTATAAGACATGCTAGGCATATTTTTCGAGCAACAATTGGAGAAATTTTCACTCATAAGAAAAAAAATCAAAATACTAAAAATAATGAAGGGATCACACCATTTCAAGCATTTACGTCTGCTTTATCCGCCACAGCAGGTGCAACTAATATCGTTGGTGTCCCAATCGCAATAGCGTTAGGTGGGCCTGGTGCTTTGTTTTGGATGTGGGTCGTCGCTTTTTTTGGGATGTCGACAATTTATACCGAACTTGTTTTAGGAATAAAGTATCGCGAGAAAAATAAAGATGGAAAATGGATTGGAGGTCCAAGGTTCTACATAACGAATGGCTTAGGGTGGAAATGGATCGGATTTCTATATGCTTTTGGATTAATGTTGGAAGTGATACCAAGTGTTATGGTTCAGTCGAACTCGATCTCGACGACTTTAAAAAGTGATTTTTCTATTTCTTTATCTATTACAGGCATTGTATTTGTTTTTATTACGGCTTTAGTCATATGGGGTGGAATTGAACGAATTGGGAAAATAAGTGCAAAGTTATTACCTATTTTTGTTATAAGCTACGTACTGCTGACAAGTTATGTAATTGTGAGTAATGGAAAGCTAATTCCAGAAACGTTTTTACTTATTATAAAGAGTGCTTTCACACCTATTGCTGGTATAGGAGTTTTTGCTGGAGCTGGTGTTATTCAAGCGATGCGCTGGGGGTTAGCGAGAGGATTATATACGAGTGAAGCAGGCATGGGAACATCTGCAATTGCTTATGCTTCAGCGAATACGGACCAACCTCCTAAACAAGCATTTTGGGGAATAATTGCAGTTTTTATCGATACGATTGTCATTTGTTCTCTGACAGGCTTTACAGTCATTATTACTGGGGTTTGGAAAAAAGTTAAGGTAGAGGAAGCAGCAACAATGGCAGCGCAAGCTATTGCAACAAGTATCGGGGATTATTGGAGTTCAATTATTTTAGCAGTGCTATTAATCTTTTTTGTATTAGCAACCATTGGGGTCATTATTTATTATGGTGAACTACAAGCGGAACAGCTTTTTGGAATGAAAGCAAAATGGTTCATGCGCTTCGTTTATTTAGTAGCAATTTACATAGGGGCGGTCGGTGGTTTAAAGTTTGTCTGGGAACTTTTGGATTTACTTTTAGCGGTAATTGTCATTCCAAATGTCATAGCAATTGTATTATTGAGTAAAGAAGTGAAGAAAATTACTACTGCGTATTTCTATGATAAAATAGAAAGAAGAAATTAG
- a CDS encoding spore coat protein yields the protein MQGQQNGMNSSMQTSPTMPATMRHGGHEVFDVHEVLSTLISTLDQYLLFQEQIQCPELKGILQRQHQFITQTYNTAVDCFTTGQDPTVPTQSYKMLQNNDVIYGLKPAQPQKPAQSVAEINEQTISTSALGLVKSAATLMAMTSLEMTNPVVRRVIADSVPNFIEMSYELFLYMNKKSYYQVPQLTMQDMQMMVTSYTQSQQQMQMPN from the coding sequence ATGCAAGGACAACAAAATGGAATGAATTCATCGATGCAAACCTCACCAACAATGCCAGCAACGATGCGTCATGGAGGGCATGAAGTTTTTGATGTTCATGAGGTTCTATCAACGTTAATTTCAACTTTAGACCAATATTTATTATTTCAAGAACAAATTCAATGTCCCGAACTGAAAGGAATTTTACAAAGACAGCATCAATTTATTACGCAAACTTATAACACCGCCGTTGATTGTTTCACAACTGGACAAGATCCAACCGTACCAACGCAAAGTTATAAAATGCTGCAAAATAATGATGTAATTTATGGCTTAAAACCAGCGCAACCACAAAAACCTGCACAGTCTGTTGCAGAAATTAATGAACAAACGATTTCCACTTCAGCCCTTGGCCTCGTTAAATCTGCGGCTACGTTAATGGCAATGACGTCACTTGAAATGACAAATCCAGTCGTCCGTCGTGTAATTGCAGATAGTGTTCCTAATTTTATCGAAATGTCATATGAGCTTTTCTTATATATGAATAAGAAATCCTATTATCAAGTTCCACAATTAACTATGCAAGACATGCAAATGATGGTTACGAGTTATACGCAATCGCAACAACAGATGCAAATGCCAAATTAA
- a CDS encoding GNAT family N-acetyltransferase, with protein MAEIRKFEESDWEQVKIIYELGIKTGQATFEIATPSLEYFVESAVKDCLLVAHDNQKILGWCKLSRTSNREVYRGVGEVSIYVHPNASGKGTGSKLLQALITCSEDKGFWTLFAGIFPENKTSIHLHKKFGFQELGIQRKIGRMKGVWRVVVMFERRSTVVGNNE; from the coding sequence TTGGCTGAGATACGGAAATTTGAAGAAAGTGATTGGGAGCAAGTAAAAATTATTTACGAATTGGGTATTAAAACTGGACAAGCAACGTTTGAAATAGCTACTCCATCATTAGAATATTTCGTGGAAAGCGCTGTAAAAGACTGCTTACTAGTCGCTCATGATAATCAAAAGATATTAGGCTGGTGTAAATTAAGTCGCACTTCAAATCGTGAAGTATACCGTGGTGTAGGAGAAGTAAGCATTTATGTACATCCTAATGCTAGTGGAAAAGGAACAGGAAGTAAGTTACTTCAAGCATTAATTACATGTTCTGAGGATAAAGGATTTTGGACGTTATTTGCAGGGATTTTTCCAGAAAATAAAACGAGTATACACTTACATAAAAAGTTTGGATTTCAAGAACTTGGTATTCAACGGAAAATAGGCAGAATGAAAGGTGTTTGGCGCGTTGTAGTAATGTTTGAAAGAAGAAGTACTGTAGTTGGAAATAATGAATAG
- a CDS encoding LysE family translocator, which yields MDFLLLFIKFTVLGISLAAPVGPINFEMIKRGITDGFWQSWLVGLGGVTADFLFLILIFFGASQFMQHKVVVLAMYAIGAIMLMYLGISSMKSSIKRIKVMSNLAEEHVRISNAYLTGFFIALVNPINIVFWFGVYGSTLATLSKKETLATSVLLSMAIFIGIILWNLNIAFTVHFGRELVKDRLLRMITFVAGFCLFWFGVGFAIEFIRATL from the coding sequence GTGGATTTTCTATTATTATTCATAAAATTTACGGTGCTAGGAATTAGTTTAGCTGCTCCGGTAGGGCCAATTAATTTTGAAATGATTAAACGTGGTATCACCGACGGCTTTTGGCAATCTTGGTTAGTAGGTTTAGGTGGCGTTACAGCTGATTTCCTATTTTTAATTCTTATATTTTTTGGTGCTAGTCAATTTATGCAACATAAAGTAGTTGTTTTAGCGATGTATGCAATAGGAGCAATAATGCTTATGTATTTAGGGATTTCTAGTATGAAAAGTAGTATAAAAAGAATAAAGGTAATGTCCAATCTGGCAGAAGAACATGTGCGAATATCCAACGCATATCTAACAGGTTTTTTTATCGCATTAGTTAATCCTATTAATATAGTTTTTTGGTTTGGGGTATATGGATCAACATTAGCAACATTGTCTAAAAAGGAAACACTTGCTACTTCGGTATTATTAAGTATGGCAATCTTTATTGGCATAATCTTATGGAATTTAAACATTGCTTTTACGGTTCATTTTGGACGTGAATTAGTCAAAGATCGACTCTTACGTATGATTACTTTTGTAGCAGGCTTTTGTTTATTTTGGTTCGGCGTAGGGTTTGCGATTGAATTTATTCGAGCAACCTTATAA
- a CDS encoding YqcI/YcgG family protein, translated as MKISESYQANQSVLGDLPHWGNQAFKSFTNDLLSEENPFPCILGVEGMKAGQLRFCFIDSTEDESALKNLASHLTHYLQHYKKIGKNTSFVAFFKPDDLKTMEQYEKQFWGILQALHKYDNQPWPKEVPKDPNNPLWEFSFQNEPIFVVCNTPAHEKRKSRYSSTFMMTFQPRWVFEGMNAQTKKGQKVQKIVRDRLKKYDKIKAHPELNWYGDPETREWKQYFLRDENDSTLNKCPFHTSLKEERKMPMTKVTIEKNVGGTMEEVVREILPEATSYVEIQNDAPHQEHPTHTHPTDEILHILEGTIYFTIGEETTLCHPGDRIYLPKETVHGSKAGPTGCLYVISIQK; from the coding sequence ATGAAAATATCAGAAAGCTACCAAGCTAATCAATCAGTCTTAGGGGATCTGCCCCATTGGGGTAACCAAGCATTTAAAAGTTTCACAAACGATTTATTAAGTGAAGAAAATCCCTTCCCGTGTATTTTAGGTGTTGAAGGTATGAAAGCAGGTCAATTGCGTTTTTGTTTTATTGACTCGACAGAAGATGAATCAGCTCTAAAAAATCTGGCATCCCACTTAACACATTACTTACAACATTATAAAAAGATTGGGAAAAACACCTCTTTTGTTGCATTTTTTAAGCCTGATGACTTAAAGACAATGGAGCAATATGAAAAACAATTTTGGGGTATTTTACAAGCGCTACATAAATACGATAATCAACCTTGGCCAAAGGAAGTTCCGAAAGATCCTAACAATCCACTATGGGAGTTCAGCTTTCAAAATGAACCGATATTTGTCGTATGCAATACACCCGCTCATGAAAAGAGAAAAAGTCGGTATAGTAGTACATTTATGATGACCTTCCAGCCCCGTTGGGTGTTTGAAGGGATGAACGCTCAAACAAAAAAAGGACAAAAAGTGCAAAAAATTGTCCGTGACAGACTTAAAAAATATGACAAAATCAAGGCACACCCTGAACTAAATTGGTATGGTGATCCAGAGACGAGAGAGTGGAAGCAATATTTTTTACGTGATGAAAATGATTCGACTTTAAATAAATGTCCTTTTCATACTTCTTTAAAGGAGGAAAGAAAAATGCCGATGACGAAAGTAACAATTGAAAAAAACGTCGGTGGTACGATGGAAGAAGTCGTTAGAGAGATACTTCCTGAAGCAACAAGTTATGTAGAAATACAAAATGATGCTCCTCATCAAGAACACCCTACTCATACACATCCAACAGATGAAATTTTACACATATTAGAAGGAACGATTTATTTTACAATCGGAGAAGAGACAACGTTATGTCATCCTGGTGACCGCATTTACTTACCGAAGGAAACTGTTCATGGATCAAAAGCCGGACCTACAGGGTGTTTATATGTCATCTCCATTCAAAAATAG